The window TACATGCTCGACCCGGAAACCCTCGAGCAGATGGGCGTTGCCCCCTGGGCGCCGCTTGATGGTGTGTCGGCCCACTGCAAGGTCGATGAGCGCACGGGCGATCTGCTCTTCTTCAACTACTCCAAGCACGCGCCCTACATGCATTACGGCGTGGTGGACCCGTCTGGCCGGTTGAAGCACTACACGCCCATTCCGCTGCCCGGACCGCGCCTGCCGCACGACATGGCATTCTCGGAAAACTACTCGATCCTGAATGATCTGCCGGTCTTCTGGAATGCCAGCCTGCTGGAGCGCGGCATTCATGCTGTGCGCATGCACGACCTGCCTTCGCGCTTTGCCATCCTGCCCCGCTACGGCACCGAAAAGGATATCCGCTGGTTCGAGGCCGACCCGACCTATGTGCTGCACTTCCTGAACGCCTACGAGCAGGGCGACGAGATCATCATGGACGGCTATTTCCAGGAAGATCCGATTCCGAAACCGCTCACTGACGGGCCCAAGGGCTATGAGCACCTGATGGCCTATATCGATGAGCACAGCTTCAAACCCAAGCTGCACCGCTGGCGGTTCAACTTGGCGACCGGCAAGACGGTAGAGGAGCGTCTCGACGACCGGATCGTCGAGTTTGGCATGATCAATCAGCGCGTGGCGGGCCAGCGCCATCGCTATATCTACTCCACCACCACCAAGCCGGGCTGGTTCCTGTTCAACGGCTTCATCAAGCACGATCTCGATACCGGGACGTCAGAAGAAGT is drawn from Glycocaulis alkaliphilus and contains these coding sequences:
- a CDS encoding carotenoid oxygenase family protein produces the protein MKLERLPPVKTSLRSSNHPYLNGAWTPLHEEVNAWDLEVIEGTVPSDIDGVYLRNTENQVHQPLGRHHPFDADSMIHQIDFSNGKASYRNRFVRTRCFQAEQIAGESLWGGLADPAGTSRRPGFGAHGSLKDNASTDVVVHGGKALATFYQCGEAYMLDPETLEQMGVAPWAPLDGVSAHCKVDERTGDLLFFNYSKHAPYMHYGVVDPSGRLKHYTPIPLPGPRLPHDMAFSENYSILNDLPVFWNASLLERGIHAVRMHDLPSRFAILPRYGTEKDIRWFEADPTYVLHFLNAYEQGDEIIMDGYFQEDPIPKPLTDGPKGYEHLMAYIDEHSFKPKLHRWRFNLATGKTVEERLDDRIVEFGMINQRVAGQRHRYIYSTTTKPGWFLFNGFIKHDLDTGTSEEVRLEEGRYASEAPFVPRINAKDEDDGYLVSFVVDENAGKSECILIDCKRFSDGPVVRIALPHKISSGTHSCWADRGFIRNGKAG